In Struthio camelus isolate bStrCam1 chromosome 4, bStrCam1.hap1, whole genome shotgun sequence, a genomic segment contains:
- the PYURF gene encoding protein preY, mitochondrial gives MLRGGGRRALAALLLPPRRRAASKGGGGVGGSSAGAQGPARLEPWLLRFLVCPLSKRPLRYEETSNELVNEELGIAYPVVDGIPTMIPEAARKTRAEPPAAAAAEGAERP, from the exons ATgttgcgcggcggcgggcggcgagcgctGGCGGCGCTGCTGTTGccaccgcggcggcgggcggcgagcaagggcggcggcggcgtcggcggcagcagcgcgggggCACAGGGCCCGGCGCGGCTGGAGCCGTGGCTGCTGCGCTTCCTGGTGTGCCCGCTCTCCAAGCGGCCGCTGAG GTACGAGGAGACCTCTAACGAGCTCGTTAACGAGGAACTGGGCATCGCCTACCCCGTCGTGGACGGCATCCCCACCATGATCCCGGAGGCGGCGAGGAAAACccgggccgagccccccgccgcggccgcggccgaggGCGCGGAGCGGCCCTGA